The proteins below are encoded in one region of Planctopirus limnophila DSM 3776:
- a CDS encoding undecaprenyl-diphosphate phosphatase: MSEYIQVILLAVLQGIAEFLPVSSSGHLVLAKHAIAQMGITPAFAWDDITLDIALHVGTLGSIVVVYRHDLLRMLFQPRLLALLFIGSIPAGLAGVFLGDFRTEYFSNRMTVGFCLIMTSILLLVAQQVERCRFDLSNLPFPVALIVGLFQGFAAIFPGISRAGSTICGGLIAGMDRTSAARFSFLLAIIAIGGAGTLKLKEVLLDSNVPVRWDLLTTGIVVSFLVGVLSLEFLLRMIQANRLGYFAIYCALMGMTAILWQMISP; encoded by the coding sequence GTGTCGGAGTATATTCAAGTGATACTTCTGGCAGTCCTGCAGGGGATTGCCGAATTTCTACCAGTCAGTTCCTCGGGGCATCTCGTTCTGGCCAAGCATGCCATTGCTCAAATGGGAATCACCCCGGCCTTTGCCTGGGATGACATCACGCTGGATATCGCACTGCATGTGGGGACGCTGGGCTCGATTGTCGTGGTTTACCGCCACGACCTGCTTCGTATGCTGTTTCAGCCGAGACTACTGGCATTACTATTCATCGGGTCAATACCTGCTGGTCTGGCGGGAGTTTTTCTGGGCGATTTTCGTACGGAATACTTCTCGAATCGAATGACCGTCGGATTTTGTCTGATTATGACTTCAATCCTTTTGCTGGTCGCTCAGCAGGTTGAACGCTGCCGGTTTGATCTGTCGAATCTCCCTTTTCCGGTCGCGCTGATTGTGGGCTTGTTTCAAGGCTTTGCTGCCATTTTCCCAGGAATCTCTCGTGCCGGGAGCACGATCTGCGGCGGGCTGATTGCGGGGATGGATCGAACTTCGGCGGCTCGCTTTTCGTTTCTGCTGGCCATCATTGCTATTGGCGGTGCGGGGACTTTAAAATTGAAAGAAGTTCTCCTCGATAGCAACGTTCCCGTTCGCTGGGATCTGTTAACCACCGGGATAGTCGTCAGCTTTCTTGTCGGTGTGCTTTCACTCGAATTCCTGCTCCGAATGATTCAGGCCAATCGCCTCGGATACTTCGCCATCTATTGTGCGCTCATGGGGATGACGGCCATCCTCTGGCAAATGATCTCACCATAA
- a CDS encoding DUF1549 domain-containing protein has product MNTSTIGTSTKRAEPLPRIGALKLVLPLFLTTAGVISLFALLAQMGLEADGQMSAKLPPDLQSWKVSAAAVDQIWGTSKTLSQAERADDLTILRRLHLALVGTVPSLEEIRAFEAMESQDRIAQWTNHLLMDPRVGDYLAQRLSKVFVGIEDGQFIVFRRDRLNQWLANEILDDRPYDKIVQQMVSEKGLWTGRPAGNFITAAVTGEEVDENKLAGRSARAFLGQRMDCAQCHDHFFAQWKQHDFEGLAAFYAPVRISAVGLEDQKDFQYQVDDSKAEGGKRTVDLRVPFGEEWLPAQGTERQKLAYWITHEENRRFDRAIVNRMWGLMFGKPLVEPVDDLPDPPVERQSDPLDVLADEFRTHGRSLHWLIQVIVQTKAFQQESKHPSAENGEKFDVASENWAMYPLTRLRPEQIIGNMLQAWSLQTIDQNSHVFVRLFRLFRERDFLKEYGDTGEEELALFTGTIPQALLRMNGEFSRQLSEATPLSAAGRLASLSNDREELVTGVFLACLTRRPTAEELQLIEAMCQAHPVSNATLAEDLYWTLFNSPEFSWNH; this is encoded by the coding sequence ATGAACACTTCAACCATCGGCACTTCGACAAAGAGGGCAGAACCATTGCCACGGATCGGAGCACTGAAACTCGTCCTTCCTCTATTCCTGACGACGGCCGGTGTGATCAGTCTCTTCGCCCTGTTGGCACAGATGGGACTGGAAGCAGACGGGCAGATGTCGGCGAAGCTCCCGCCAGATTTGCAGAGCTGGAAGGTGAGCGCTGCTGCCGTCGACCAGATTTGGGGCACCTCCAAAACTTTGAGTCAAGCGGAACGGGCCGACGATTTGACGATTCTCCGCCGTCTGCATCTGGCACTGGTGGGGACTGTTCCTTCACTGGAAGAGATTCGAGCTTTTGAGGCCATGGAAAGCCAGGATCGAATCGCCCAATGGACGAATCATCTGCTGATGGATCCGCGTGTAGGTGATTATCTGGCCCAGCGACTCAGCAAAGTGTTTGTTGGCATCGAAGACGGGCAGTTCATCGTCTTTCGTCGAGATCGATTGAACCAGTGGCTGGCGAATGAGATTCTCGACGATCGACCCTACGACAAAATTGTGCAGCAGATGGTCTCCGAGAAAGGGTTGTGGACAGGTCGGCCCGCCGGGAACTTTATCACAGCCGCAGTGACGGGTGAGGAAGTCGATGAAAACAAACTGGCAGGACGCTCCGCCCGGGCTTTTCTCGGGCAAAGGATGGATTGTGCTCAATGCCACGATCATTTTTTTGCCCAATGGAAACAACACGACTTTGAGGGACTGGCGGCGTTTTATGCTCCCGTACGGATCTCAGCAGTCGGCCTTGAAGATCAAAAAGACTTTCAATATCAGGTAGATGACTCCAAAGCCGAAGGTGGCAAACGAACTGTCGATCTCCGGGTTCCCTTTGGTGAGGAGTGGCTGCCTGCACAAGGAACCGAACGTCAGAAACTGGCTTATTGGATCACCCATGAGGAGAACCGCAGGTTCGACCGGGCGATTGTGAATCGCATGTGGGGCTTGATGTTTGGTAAGCCACTTGTTGAGCCAGTGGATGATCTGCCTGATCCACCCGTTGAGAGACAAAGTGATCCGCTCGATGTCCTGGCCGATGAATTTCGAACTCATGGCCGATCGTTGCACTGGCTCATTCAAGTCATCGTGCAAACGAAAGCTTTCCAGCAGGAATCGAAGCATCCCAGTGCCGAAAATGGTGAGAAATTCGACGTAGCGTCGGAGAACTGGGCGATGTATCCACTCACCAGGCTTCGCCCGGAGCAGATTATTGGCAACATGCTGCAGGCCTGGTCACTCCAGACCATTGATCAGAACTCACATGTCTTCGTGAGGCTGTTCCGCCTGTTTCGGGAGAGAGACTTTCTCAAAGAATATGGTGACACGGGCGAAGAGGAACTGGCACTCTTTACGGGGACGATTCCGCAGGCCTTGCTCAGAATGAATGGCGAGTTTTCCCGCCAGCTCAGCGAGGCCACACCTCTGAGTGCTGCTGGCAGGCTGGCGAGTCTTTCGAATGATCGTGAGGAACTGGTTACCGGGGTTTTTCTGGCATGTCTGACAAGGCGGCCCACAGCCGAAGAACTTCAACTGATTGAAGCGATGTGCCAGGCTCACCCGGTTTCAAATGCAACGCTTGCCGAAGATCTGTACTGGACGCTGTTCAATTCTCCTGAGTTTTCCTGGAATCACTGA
- a CDS encoding DUF1501 domain-containing protein, which produces MSDSLINCCWNRRELLQLLTTGVVAFSTSQLSARAAEERGPQRSKSLITLWLAGGPSQLETWDPHPGTRIGGPTKAIDTSIQGTQICEWYPQTAEILNSFCVIRSVVSKEGDHERGTYVVRTGYRPEPTVVHPSLGSIVYHELPRGGLEIPGHVSLGDGQFATRGGYLGEESTAFRVFEPGRNLTNLEAPVDPERHQRRLETLGQLSEGFLNGRRYPIANSLHQKTIDSALKMMTSEQLKAFSISDEPAAVLAAYGDHPFGRGCLVARRLIEMGVRAVDVTLNGFDTHANNFGLSKGRAEILDPALSTLVTDLKSRDLWDSTVVLVCGEFGRTPQINPLDGRDHWPHGFSILLGGGGLASGRVIGATDPQGVKSPENPIEIPQIMASILQVLGIDFQKEIFTPIGRPIRLTSGQPLAALFKA; this is translated from the coding sequence ATGTCTGATTCACTCATCAACTGCTGCTGGAATCGACGGGAACTGCTCCAACTACTGACAACGGGAGTCGTTGCGTTCTCAACCAGCCAGCTCTCTGCACGTGCGGCAGAAGAGCGAGGGCCCCAGCGCAGCAAATCATTGATCACCCTCTGGCTCGCGGGTGGCCCCAGCCAGTTAGAAACCTGGGATCCTCATCCTGGGACCAGGATCGGTGGCCCGACCAAAGCCATCGACACATCAATTCAAGGGACACAGATCTGTGAGTGGTATCCGCAGACGGCCGAGATCTTGAATTCGTTTTGCGTCATCCGATCTGTTGTTTCGAAGGAAGGTGATCACGAGCGAGGTACGTATGTCGTTCGCACTGGCTATCGACCGGAACCGACTGTGGTGCATCCTTCACTCGGAAGTATCGTCTATCACGAACTCCCGCGGGGAGGCCTGGAAATCCCCGGGCATGTGAGCCTGGGTGATGGGCAGTTTGCGACCAGAGGCGGCTATCTAGGGGAAGAAAGCACGGCTTTTCGCGTTTTCGAGCCTGGGCGAAATCTGACGAACCTTGAAGCTCCTGTCGATCCTGAGCGTCATCAGCGGCGACTGGAAACGCTCGGGCAACTTTCAGAGGGATTTCTCAACGGACGGCGCTATCCGATTGCCAATTCGCTGCATCAGAAGACCATCGATTCTGCTCTCAAAATGATGACTTCGGAACAGCTCAAGGCCTTTTCGATCTCCGATGAACCCGCCGCTGTGTTGGCGGCCTACGGGGATCATCCTTTTGGGCGAGGTTGTCTTGTGGCCCGGAGATTGATTGAGATGGGCGTTCGCGCGGTCGATGTGACCTTGAACGGCTTTGACACTCACGCGAACAACTTTGGCTTGTCCAAAGGGAGAGCGGAAATTCTCGATCCGGCACTATCGACTCTGGTGACAGACCTCAAGTCGCGCGATCTGTGGGATTCGACAGTTGTCCTTGTCTGTGGAGAGTTCGGGCGGACTCCTCAAATCAATCCTTTGGATGGCCGCGACCATTGGCCCCATGGATTTTCTATTCTGCTGGGTGGCGGCGGACTGGCGTCTGGACGGGTCATCGGCGCGACCGATCCACAAGGGGTCAAATCACCAGAAAATCCCATCGAAATTCCGCAGATTATGGCCAGTATTCTGCAAGTGTTAGGAATCGACTTCCAAAAGGAGATTTTCACTCCCATTGGACGGCCGATCCGGCTCACCAGCGGCCAGCCACTGGCGGCACTTTTCAAGGCATAA
- a CDS encoding prephenate dehydrogenase, with product MKSDLPTLSAPATPLFDTLVVYGVGLLGGSVALAAKSRHVARHIVGMGRHVERLAAAQQAGVIDSYCIDPAQIPPQTDLFVAAAPVDRIAGVIREVIPALPANCLVTDVGSTKVELATSLADLTGEQGTIPFVGSHPIAGGDKAGFEHASSDLFMGRTCVICPDHVVESAVLKTERFWQALGMQTVRMSAQEHDEALATTSHLPHVAAAALAGILPDEWQIVTGTGFRDTSRVAMGPSELWVSILESNREPVVQSLERLKDQLGAFVEALKTNDSKNLLELLQAGEIRRKQLDIDES from the coding sequence ATGAAGAGCGATCTCCCCACTTTATCTGCACCTGCCACGCCACTCTTTGACACTCTGGTCGTCTATGGAGTGGGGCTTTTGGGTGGATCGGTCGCTTTGGCAGCAAAATCCCGCCATGTCGCCCGGCACATTGTTGGCATGGGGCGTCATGTCGAACGCCTGGCGGCCGCACAGCAAGCCGGCGTGATTGACTCGTATTGTATAGACCCTGCGCAGATCCCACCCCAGACAGATCTGTTTGTGGCAGCGGCCCCAGTGGATCGAATTGCCGGAGTGATTCGAGAAGTGATTCCAGCACTCCCTGCGAATTGCCTCGTGACAGATGTCGGCAGCACAAAAGTCGAACTCGCCACCAGCCTGGCCGATCTGACTGGAGAGCAGGGAACGATTCCCTTTGTGGGTTCACATCCCATTGCCGGAGGCGATAAAGCAGGATTCGAGCATGCCTCCAGTGATCTCTTTATGGGCCGCACTTGCGTGATCTGTCCGGATCACGTCGTTGAATCGGCTGTTTTGAAAACCGAACGATTCTGGCAAGCCTTAGGGATGCAGACGGTCCGGATGTCGGCACAAGAACACGATGAAGCCCTGGCCACAACAAGTCATTTGCCACATGTGGCTGCTGCAGCACTGGCGGGAATTTTGCCGGATGAGTGGCAAATTGTGACAGGGACTGGTTTTCGCGATACTTCCCGAGTAGCCATGGGCCCCTCGGAACTTTGGGTCTCAATTCTGGAGTCGAACCGCGAACCGGTGGTGCAAAGCCTGGAAAGACTCAAAGATCAACTGGGGGCCTTCGTCGAGGCACTGAAGACAAACGATTCAAAAAATCTGCTTGAACTTCTGCAGGCTGGGGAAATCAGACGCAAGCAGCTCGATATTGATGAAAGCTGA
- the purL gene encoding phosphoribosylformylglycinamidine synthase subunit PurL, whose product MLWEVEILSRPEQIDREGQRILGEARLLGLNSVQTVRAGRSFLLEGQIDEAVILKAMQFLLVDEVVEIARVRKPAEVDANDDSTATGQLFNVLYKPGVTDNTALSTRRALQQAGIAIEEVATCRKYWFDRQAQSNQINVLAQRVLGNDAIERIVRGPLQMTTLSFGHTYQLELKHVPIRELDDQALMKLSKEGQLYLSLAEMQTIQKHFRDLQRDPTDIELETVAQTWSEHCSHKTLGGRIRYSDEHGTRQFGNMLKETIFAATQQLRKEWGKDDWCVSVFKDNAGIVTFEEGENVCIKVETHNHPSAIEPYGGANTGIGGVVRDPLGTGLGAKPVCNTNVFCFAPPDTPHETLPPGVLHPRQVALGVVAGVRDYGNRMGIPTVNGAVFFDERYLGNPLVYCGTVAMIPANRCEKKVSPGELIVALGGRTGRDGIHGATFSSAELTQESETISGGAVQIGNAVTEKMLMDVLLVARDRGLYSAVTDCGAGGFSSAVGEMGEETGAVVWLEKAPLKYAGLTYTEIWISEAQERMVLAVPPENWDEFHALCASEGVEATAIGQFTDDHKLTLTYDGKPVGELSMEFLHDGRPPVIREATYSPKTDGSKATFAPKTDYTDDVHKILSSLNVCSKEWIIRQYDHEVQAGSVVKPLVGVMCDGPSDAAVIQPILSSKRGLVISNGMNPHYGDHDPYWMAFAAIDEALRNCVACGADPSKIAILDNFCWGNTERPETLGSLVRAALGCHDAALVYKTPFISGKDSLNNEFSYVDEQGVKQTVAIPSSLLISALGQITDVRRAITMDLKSVGHVLYLIGETRNEFGGSHYALVNDLSGGSVPRVNRELAPRVLARTHQLIAQGLVRSCHDLSEGGLAVALAEMAFAGELGIDIDLGDADATTILFSESTTRFVVEVKPDDEARLREVLAGVPHQKLGVVTETGRVEISGQGKKLVSAANEEFKQSWQAPLAWS is encoded by the coding sequence ATGCTTTGGGAAGTTGAGATTCTCTCCCGTCCGGAACAGATTGACCGGGAAGGCCAGCGAATTCTGGGGGAGGCTCGCTTACTGGGCCTCAACTCGGTTCAAACGGTACGAGCGGGTCGCTCGTTTTTGCTGGAAGGTCAGATTGACGAAGCCGTCATCCTGAAAGCCATGCAGTTCTTGCTGGTCGATGAAGTTGTGGAAATCGCACGTGTGCGAAAGCCCGCCGAAGTCGATGCCAATGACGATTCAACGGCCACTGGGCAGCTTTTCAACGTGCTCTACAAACCTGGTGTGACGGACAATACAGCACTCAGCACCCGGCGGGCACTTCAGCAGGCCGGGATTGCGATTGAGGAAGTGGCTACCTGCCGCAAATACTGGTTTGATCGTCAAGCTCAGTCGAATCAGATCAACGTATTGGCACAGCGGGTGTTGGGGAATGACGCCATCGAGCGGATTGTGCGGGGCCCGCTGCAGATGACGACATTAAGCTTCGGGCATACCTATCAACTGGAGCTCAAACATGTGCCCATTCGCGAACTGGATGATCAGGCACTGATGAAGCTCAGCAAGGAAGGCCAGTTATATCTGAGCCTCGCCGAGATGCAGACGATCCAGAAGCACTTTCGGGATCTGCAGCGCGACCCGACCGATATCGAGCTGGAAACGGTCGCTCAGACATGGAGCGAGCACTGTTCTCATAAGACGCTCGGCGGACGGATTCGTTACTCCGATGAACACGGCACTCGTCAATTTGGCAACATGCTGAAGGAAACGATTTTCGCTGCCACCCAGCAACTGCGCAAAGAATGGGGCAAAGATGACTGGTGCGTGAGTGTCTTCAAGGATAACGCGGGGATTGTCACCTTCGAAGAAGGTGAAAACGTCTGTATCAAAGTGGAAACGCATAACCACCCCTCCGCCATTGAGCCTTACGGCGGTGCCAATACCGGCATTGGTGGTGTGGTGCGTGATCCGCTGGGGACGGGCCTGGGTGCGAAGCCTGTCTGCAATACAAACGTCTTCTGCTTTGCGCCGCCGGATACTCCGCACGAAACGCTTCCTCCCGGCGTGCTGCATCCGCGGCAAGTCGCCTTGGGTGTTGTGGCTGGGGTGCGCGATTACGGCAACCGCATGGGGATCCCGACGGTCAACGGAGCCGTCTTCTTCGATGAACGGTATCTGGGCAACCCGCTGGTTTATTGCGGCACGGTCGCCATGATCCCTGCCAACCGGTGCGAAAAGAAAGTTTCGCCCGGTGAATTGATTGTCGCACTGGGTGGACGCACTGGGCGCGATGGAATTCATGGGGCGACGTTCTCTTCTGCCGAGTTAACGCAGGAGAGCGAAACGATCTCGGGCGGTGCGGTGCAGATTGGGAATGCTGTCACAGAGAAAATGTTGATGGATGTACTGCTGGTGGCTCGCGATCGCGGGCTGTACTCAGCCGTTACCGATTGCGGGGCTGGCGGATTCAGCAGTGCAGTCGGCGAAATGGGCGAAGAGACCGGCGCTGTGGTGTGGTTGGAAAAAGCACCGCTGAAGTACGCTGGTCTCACCTACACAGAGATCTGGATTTCGGAAGCTCAGGAACGCATGGTGCTGGCCGTACCTCCTGAGAACTGGGATGAATTCCACGCTTTGTGTGCTTCGGAAGGTGTCGAAGCGACGGCGATTGGGCAATTCACGGATGATCATAAGCTGACGCTGACTTACGATGGAAAGCCTGTGGGAGAGCTTTCGATGGAGTTCCTCCACGATGGCCGCCCGCCTGTGATTCGGGAAGCGACCTATTCGCCCAAGACAGACGGCTCGAAGGCCACGTTTGCTCCTAAAACAGACTACACCGACGATGTCCACAAGATCCTCTCCTCGCTGAATGTTTGCAGCAAAGAATGGATCATCCGGCAATACGACCACGAAGTGCAGGCCGGAAGTGTCGTTAAGCCACTGGTGGGTGTGATGTGCGATGGACCTTCGGACGCCGCCGTCATCCAGCCCATTCTCTCTTCGAAACGCGGGCTCGTCATTTCGAATGGAATGAATCCGCATTACGGCGATCATGATCCCTACTGGATGGCATTTGCGGCTATCGATGAAGCCTTGAGAAATTGTGTGGCCTGCGGTGCTGATCCGTCGAAGATTGCCATTCTCGACAACTTCTGCTGGGGAAATACCGAACGGCCGGAAACGCTCGGTTCGCTCGTGCGGGCAGCTCTGGGTTGCCACGATGCGGCTCTGGTTTACAAAACGCCATTTATCAGTGGAAAAGACAGCTTGAATAATGAGTTCAGCTACGTTGACGAGCAGGGCGTGAAACAAACCGTGGCAATTCCTTCATCACTATTGATCTCGGCACTTGGGCAGATTACTGATGTTCGCAGGGCGATCACGATGGATCTCAAGAGTGTCGGCCATGTGCTGTATCTGATTGGTGAAACTCGTAACGAGTTTGGTGGCAGCCATTATGCACTGGTCAACGATTTGTCTGGTGGCAGTGTGCCGAGAGTCAACAGGGAACTGGCGCCACGAGTGCTGGCACGGACTCATCAATTGATTGCCCAAGGACTCGTGCGAAGCTGTCACGACTTGAGTGAAGGGGGCCTGGCGGTGGCACTGGCAGAGATGGCGTTTGCCGGCGAACTGGGGATTGATATCGATCTTGGTGATGCCGATGCGACGACAATACTCTTCTCGGAATCGACGACGCGCTTTGTGGTCGAAGTGAAGCCAGATGATGAGGCACGCCTTCGAGAAGTGCTGGCCGGTGTGCCGCATCAGAAACTGGGTGTGGTGACAGAGACCGGCCGTGTGGAGATCAGTGGTCAGGGGAAAAAGCTTGTCAGTGCCGCGAACGAAGAGTTCAAACAAAGCTGGCAGGCCCCATTGGCCTGGAGCTAA
- a CDS encoding glycerate kinase type-2 family protein — MDEAAIHRLTEDAQAIWWAGVQAAMPGELLPRFVHIENESIIVGGEVRPLASLRRIVVLGAGKAGAAMALALEATLGEEITDRLVVGQVNVPEDCVVPTRRIHLVGARPAGVNEPTEIGVASTREILELAATTTADDLVLVLLSGGGSALLPLPRPPITLEQKQRVIRLLSTRGASIEQLNLVRRNISNVKGGGLARALGPSRTHVLVISDVIGNPLDLIASGPLLPTPDEFVSIQQQAALETLAAFAEHHEVAPEVWNALAGTAQLTLPPVRAEISHHLLASNHQAVQAAVQEAQARGYTIRIAVSDVGRTANEVGTDLAHAIADEPCREPLCWISGGEPTVKLVPYDGPRKGGRNQQVALAAVCEWQHWDADQAERMLLLSGGTDGEDGPTTCAGAIASGAILRKAREIGLDPCEFLEVQNAWPFFESTGGLLITGPTHTNVMDLRVGLRLPLP; from the coding sequence ATGGACGAAGCCGCGATTCACAGACTCACCGAGGATGCTCAGGCCATCTGGTGGGCTGGTGTGCAGGCAGCCATGCCAGGCGAACTTCTTCCGCGTTTCGTTCATATTGAGAATGAGAGCATCATCGTTGGTGGCGAAGTTCGACCATTGGCAAGCCTGCGCCGCATTGTGGTTCTGGGGGCTGGCAAAGCGGGCGCTGCGATGGCGTTGGCCTTGGAAGCAACTCTGGGTGAAGAAATCACAGATCGACTGGTTGTTGGTCAAGTGAATGTCCCCGAAGATTGCGTGGTGCCCACACGCCGCATTCATCTGGTGGGAGCCCGCCCTGCTGGTGTCAACGAACCGACAGAAATAGGCGTCGCTTCCACGCGAGAAATCCTTGAACTGGCTGCGACAACGACCGCAGATGATCTGGTGCTGGTGCTCCTTTCCGGCGGAGGCAGTGCCTTGCTCCCCTTGCCCAGGCCACCAATCACCTTAGAGCAGAAGCAGCGCGTGATCCGTCTGTTGTCGACTCGCGGTGCATCGATTGAACAGCTCAATCTGGTTCGAAGAAACATATCGAATGTCAAAGGTGGTGGCCTGGCCCGCGCGCTGGGCCCCTCGCGCACTCATGTGCTCGTTATTTCCGATGTCATCGGCAATCCACTGGATCTCATTGCTTCTGGCCCGCTCCTGCCGACACCCGATGAATTTGTGTCGATCCAACAACAAGCCGCCCTGGAGACTCTGGCTGCATTTGCTGAACATCATGAAGTGGCTCCCGAAGTCTGGAATGCGCTTGCGGGAACTGCTCAATTGACGCTGCCGCCAGTTCGTGCGGAGATTTCGCACCATCTGCTGGCAAGCAATCATCAGGCCGTTCAGGCGGCTGTCCAGGAGGCCCAGGCAAGAGGCTATACCATTCGGATTGCCGTGAGTGATGTGGGTCGGACAGCCAATGAGGTCGGGACAGACCTCGCTCATGCGATTGCCGATGAACCCTGTCGTGAACCGCTTTGCTGGATCTCTGGCGGTGAGCCCACAGTGAAACTTGTTCCTTACGACGGGCCAAGAAAAGGGGGCCGCAATCAGCAGGTGGCCTTGGCTGCAGTTTGTGAATGGCAACACTGGGATGCTGATCAGGCAGAGCGCATGCTTCTGCTCAGCGGCGGCACCGATGGCGAAGACGGCCCTACTACCTGTGCCGGTGCGATCGCGAGTGGTGCCATCTTGCGCAAAGCCCGGGAAATTGGGCTGGATCCGTGCGAATTCCTCGAAGTTCAAAACGCCTGGCCATTCTTCGAATCCACCGGCGGCCTCCTGATCACCGGGCCCACCCACACCAACGTCATGGACCTCAGAGTGGGCCTACGCTTACCTCTCCCGTAG